The following proteins are encoded in a genomic region of Candidatus Dormiibacterota bacterium:
- a CDS encoding aconitase family protein, protein MTPIQPARLKPGVTLETIAARAPRASGAAQGGRRLVRGKALIFWDPKHPGKKLDAIDTDQITPSSDCVSESLATLDERWKAGSFRYLMPGFRERVHAGQNVLVAGDRFAIGSSREMSPAGLKGVAEEAGLEMVIVCGGNMGDIFRRNALNLGLHVVQSQDAVRDARDGDEFTFDVETREIVNVTQDRRYRPLPLTEKEEEIRKGGGIFDMGRREFRESAGRAPRVEFPDATEARTLSLTEQIVWAHRVDREAGVRPGATLRLYADLLPASDGTAPFAIHTFNAITGGGTVFPRQAAIASDHFVFTGKEDDRKQTSISEEFARLHSIGRPHYASPGDGIFHFYFPEQGLIVPGGFYPGADSHSRAYGAYGAVGIGVGSTTLGFGWATGAVYVTLARQRRVVFAGRLQPWVSGKDIVLDLLRRWGERQAQGMSVEFVDRDRQLPMPFRNTVANMMAEAEAQNGIFARDEITDGWYAARGIALPYPPLLTGTGARFEIDETFDLTTVGPMIAKPFSPGNAFAADEVARERLTFDKALIGSCTNGSYDDLLGAALVIRAARETGLKSVPKSVHFIVFPGSGTVRGQIERPDPRLGDESIADVFRSAGGEIRQSWCGPCFGQGDDALKPGERAITSFNRNWQNRMGVGGEGYLASPAVVASSALAGYMAPPSEIGLRWDPERFAV, encoded by the coding sequence ATGACTCCGATACAGCCGGCGCGACTGAAGCCGGGGGTGACGCTCGAGACGATCGCGGCGCGGGCGCCGCGGGCGTCGGGCGCGGCGCAGGGCGGGCGACGGCTGGTGCGCGGGAAGGCGCTCATCTTCTGGGACCCGAAACATCCCGGGAAGAAGCTCGACGCCATCGACACCGATCAGATCACCCCCTCCTCGGACTGCGTTTCGGAAAGCCTCGCGACTCTCGACGAGCGCTGGAAGGCGGGCTCCTTCCGCTACCTGATGCCCGGGTTCCGCGAGCGGGTCCACGCGGGGCAGAACGTCCTGGTGGCCGGAGATCGCTTCGCCATCGGCTCGTCGCGCGAGATGTCGCCCGCGGGCCTCAAGGGCGTCGCCGAGGAGGCCGGGCTGGAGATGGTGATCGTCTGCGGCGGCAACATGGGCGACATCTTTCGCCGCAACGCCCTCAACCTGGGTCTGCACGTCGTCCAGTCACAGGACGCTGTGCGGGACGCGCGGGACGGAGATGAATTCACCTTCGACGTCGAGACGCGCGAGATCGTGAACGTCACGCAGGACCGGCGCTATCGTCCCCTCCCGCTCACCGAAAAGGAGGAGGAGATACGGAAGGGCGGAGGCATCTTCGACATGGGCCGGCGTGAGTTCCGAGAATCGGCCGGTCGCGCGCCGCGCGTCGAATTTCCGGACGCGACGGAGGCGCGGACGCTCTCTCTGACCGAGCAGATCGTCTGGGCGCATCGCGTCGACAGGGAGGCGGGCGTCCGCCCCGGCGCGACGCTGCGGCTGTATGCGGACCTCCTGCCGGCGTCGGACGGCACGGCGCCGTTCGCCATCCACACGTTCAACGCGATCACGGGAGGGGGGACCGTTTTCCCCCGCCAGGCGGCGATCGCCAGCGATCACTTCGTGTTCACCGGCAAGGAGGATGATCGGAAGCAGACGTCGATTTCGGAGGAATTCGCGCGTCTGCACTCGATCGGCAGGCCGCATTACGCTTCGCCGGGCGACGGCATATTCCACTTCTATTTTCCCGAGCAGGGACTCATCGTTCCGGGCGGCTTCTACCCCGGCGCCGACTCGCACAGCCGGGCCTACGGGGCGTACGGGGCGGTCGGTATCGGCGTCGGCAGCACCACCCTCGGTTTCGGATGGGCCACTGGAGCCGTCTACGTCACCCTGGCCCGGCAGCGTCGCGTCGTGTTCGCCGGTCGACTGCAGCCCTGGGTGAGCGGCAAGGACATCGTCCTGGATCTTCTGCGCCGCTGGGGCGAGAGACAGGCGCAGGGGATGTCGGTGGAGTTCGTGGACCGCGATCGACAGCTCCCGATGCCGTTCCGGAACACGGTCGCCAACATGATGGCGGAGGCCGAAGCGCAGAACGGCATCTTTGCCCGCGATGAAATCACCGACGGCTGGTACGCCGCGCGCGGGATCGCGCTTCCGTACCCGCCCCTCCTGACGGGCACCGGCGCGCGCTTCGAGATCGACGAGACGTTCGATCTGACCACTGTGGGCCCGATGATCGCGAAGCCGTTCAGTCCCGGGAACGCTTTCGCCGCGGACGAGGTGGCGCGCGAGCGGCTGACGTTCGACAAGGCGCTCATCGGATCGTGCACCAACGGCTCCTACGACGATCTGCTGGGCGCGGCCCTGGTAATCCGGGCGGCCCGGGAGACGGGACTGAAGAGCGTACCGAAGAGCGTCCATTTCATCGTCTTTCCCGGAAGCGGCACGGTGCGCGGGCAGATCGAGCGTCCCGATCCGCGCCTCGGGGACGAGTCGATCGCCGACGTCTTCCGTTCCGCGGGCGGCGAAATCCGCCAGTCCTGGTGCGGACCCTGCTTCGGCCAGGGTGACGACGCCTTGAAGCCGGGAGAACGCGCCATCACGTCGTTCAACCGCAACTGGCAGAACCGCATGGGGGTCGGCGGGGAGGGGTATCTCGCCAGCCCCGCCGTCGTCGCGTCGTCGGCGCTCGCCGGCTACATGGCCCCGCCTTCCGAGATCGGCCTGCGCTGGGACCCGGAGCGGTTCGCCGTCTAG
- the ilvD gene encoding dihydroxy-acid dehydratase has translation MTQAQRPSAALLRGFDRAPARAMLKAVGFDDEELSRPLVGVANTWIEVMPCNIHLRDLADYVKEGIRAAGGTPIEFNTIAVSDGISMGTEGMKASLVSREIVADSIELVARGHLFDAVVALAGCDKTIPGTAMALARLDLPSLVLYGGSIAPGSFQGRDVTIQDVFEAVGAHASGKMSLEDLRELEDAACPGAGACGGQFTANTMATALEFLGISPMGSAGVPATDPARKDVARLAGRLVMEALKNDLRPSRILTRAAFENAIVSVAATGGSTNGVLHLLALARESGVPLVIDDFDSLSAKTPLLADLKPGGRFVAHDMQRAGGTRLLAQRLREAGLLSPEEMTVSGRTIGDEAKEARESAGQIVVRPLSNPIQATGGLVILRGNLAPEGCVVKMAGHSRTKHRGPARVFDREEDAFAAVQARTIAPGDVLVIRYEGPSGGPGMREMLAVTAALVGQGLGDQVALLTDGRFSGATHGLMAGHVAPEAARGGPIAAVREGDTIVFDVEGRRLDVEVGDDEMSARLRSWTAPAPRYTRGVFAKYARLVSSASEGAVTGFNT, from the coding sequence ATGACGCAGGCGCAACGTCCCTCGGCCGCCCTCCTGCGGGGTTTCGACCGCGCGCCGGCGCGCGCCATGCTCAAGGCGGTCGGCTTCGACGACGAAGAGCTGTCCCGGCCGCTCGTCGGCGTGGCGAACACCTGGATCGAGGTGATGCCCTGCAACATCCACCTGCGCGACCTGGCCGACTACGTGAAGGAGGGGATCCGGGCGGCGGGGGGGACGCCGATCGAGTTCAACACGATCGCCGTGTCGGACGGAATCAGCATGGGGACCGAGGGGATGAAGGCGTCCCTCGTCAGCCGGGAGATCGTGGCCGACTCGATCGAGCTGGTGGCGCGCGGACACCTGTTCGACGCCGTGGTGGCGCTCGCCGGATGCGACAAGACGATTCCCGGGACGGCGATGGCCCTGGCGCGGCTGGACCTGCCGTCGCTGGTGCTGTACGGGGGATCGATCGCCCCCGGGAGCTTCCAGGGGCGCGATGTCACCATCCAGGACGTGTTCGAGGCGGTCGGCGCGCACGCCTCGGGGAAGATGAGCCTCGAGGACCTGCGCGAGCTCGAGGACGCGGCCTGCCCGGGCGCCGGGGCCTGCGGCGGGCAGTTCACCGCCAACACCATGGCGACGGCGCTCGAGTTCCTCGGGATCTCGCCGATGGGAAGCGCCGGAGTGCCGGCGACCGACCCGGCGCGGAAGGACGTGGCGCGTCTGGCCGGGCGGCTGGTGATGGAGGCGCTCAAGAACGACCTGCGCCCCAGCCGGATCCTGACGCGGGCCGCGTTCGAGAATGCCATCGTCTCCGTCGCCGCCACGGGTGGCTCGACGAACGGCGTCCTGCACCTGCTCGCCCTGGCGCGCGAGAGCGGCGTGCCGCTCGTCATCGACGATTTCGACAGCCTCAGCGCGAAGACTCCACTTCTCGCCGACCTCAAGCCGGGCGGCCGGTTCGTCGCCCACGACATGCAGCGCGCCGGCGGGACGCGTCTTCTGGCGCAACGACTCCGCGAGGCGGGTCTTCTGAGCCCGGAGGAGATGACGGTCAGCGGCCGGACGATCGGCGACGAGGCGAAGGAGGCGCGCGAGTCGGCCGGACAGATCGTGGTCCGCCCGCTTTCCAACCCGATCCAGGCGACCGGGGGCCTGGTGATCCTGAGGGGGAATCTCGCCCCGGAAGGGTGCGTCGTGAAGATGGCCGGCCACTCGCGCACGAAGCATCGCGGCCCGGCGCGCGTCTTCGACCGCGAAGAGGACGCCTTCGCGGCCGTGCAGGCCCGGACGATAGCACCGGGGGACGTGCTGGTGATCCGCTACGAGGGGCCGAGCGGCGGGCCGGGCATGCGCGAGATGCTGGCGGTGACGGCGGCGCTCGTCGGCCAGGGTCTCGGCGACCAGGTCGCCCTGCTCACAGACGGCCGCTTCTCCGGAGCCACGCACGGTCTGATGGCGGGCCACGTCGCCCCCGAGGCGGCGCGCGGGGGACCGATCGCCGCCGTCCGCGAAGGGGACACGATCGTCTTCGACGTCGAGGGCCGCCGTCTCGATGTCGAGGTCGGCGACGACGAGATGAGCGCCCGCCTGCGGTCGTGGACGGCGCCCGCCCCGCGGTACACCCGGGGTGTCTTCGCCAAGTACGCCCGGCTGGTCTCGTCGGCCAGCGAGGGGGCGGTCACCGGCTTCAACACCTGA
- a CDS encoding PLP-dependent aspartate aminotransferase family protein, whose protein sequence is MTNKREIPYVVRPPTAVLTRGFDPRLSVGSARPAVFRSSTYVFNSPESAERAFAIALGRLRAEPGENVDLIYSRLSHPNAEILEDQIVPLERGATAAAVFNSGMAAISTIFLSLCGPGWSVVHTVPVYGGTQHLFDTFLRPLGIQSTGVVAGDGAALERAIAGARNLRIVYLETPANPTLRMVDMRRAVEAARRHPDAPLVVVDNTFLGPAFQHPLQLGVDLVVYSATKYLNGFSDLLAGVVLAADADLVTHLRGTRAILGNILQPDECWLLDSRLPTVILRMNRQSKNAQRIAESLAAHPAVRRVLYPSLFTDKEQMAIRDAQCDFPGAILTLDLKGGKMAAFAFLRSLRILRDAVSLGGVESLACHPRTTTHSELSEEDLERSGISDSLVRISIGIEDWRDLQRDIQDALDSLR, encoded by the coding sequence ATGACCAACAAGCGCGAGATTCCCTACGTGGTCCGCCCGCCCACCGCCGTCCTGACCCGCGGCTTCGATCCGCGTCTGTCGGTCGGGTCGGCGCGCCCGGCGGTGTTCCGCTCCTCGACCTACGTCTTCAACAGTCCCGAGTCGGCCGAGCGCGCGTTCGCCATCGCCCTGGGCAGGCTGCGGGCCGAGCCGGGCGAGAACGTCGATCTCATCTATTCCCGCCTGTCCCACCCGAACGCCGAGATCCTCGAGGACCAGATCGTCCCGCTGGAGCGCGGGGCGACGGCGGCGGCGGTGTTCAACTCGGGCATGGCGGCCATCTCGACGATCTTCCTGTCGCTGTGCGGTCCGGGCTGGAGCGTCGTGCACACGGTGCCGGTCTACGGCGGCACGCAGCACCTGTTCGACACCTTCCTGCGGCCGCTCGGCATCCAGTCGACCGGTGTCGTGGCCGGGGACGGCGCGGCGCTCGAGCGGGCGATCGCCGGGGCGCGGAACCTGCGCATCGTCTACCTGGAGACACCCGCCAACCCCACCCTTCGCATGGTGGACATGCGCCGGGCGGTCGAGGCGGCCCGCCGGCACCCGGATGCGCCCCTGGTCGTCGTGGACAACACCTTCCTGGGTCCCGCTTTCCAGCACCCTCTCCAGCTCGGCGTCGATCTGGTGGTCTATTCCGCGACCAAGTACCTGAACGGTTTCAGCGACCTTTTGGCCGGGGTCGTGCTGGCCGCGGACGCCGATCTCGTCACGCACCTGCGCGGCACGCGCGCCATCCTGGGCAACATCCTTCAGCCCGACGAGTGCTGGCTCCTCGACAGCCGTCTGCCGACGGTGATCCTGCGCATGAACCGGCAGAGCAAGAACGCGCAGCGCATCGCCGAGAGTCTGGCCGCCCACCCGGCCGTGCGGCGGGTGCTCTACCCGTCGCTCTTCACCGACAAGGAGCAGATGGCGATCCGCGACGCGCAGTGCGATTTCCCCGGAGCGATCCTGACGCTCGACCTCAAGGGCGGCAAGATGGCGGCATTCGCGTTCCTGCGCTCGCTGCGCATCCTGCGCGACGCCGTCAGCCTCGGGGGCGTCGAGTCGCTCGCCTGCCACCCGCGCACCACCACGCACTCCGAGCTGTCGGAGGAGGACCTGGAGCGCTCCGGGATCTCGGACAGCCTGGTGCGGATCTCGATCGGGATCGAGGACTGGCGGGATCTGCAGCGCGACATCCAGGACGCGCTGGACTCCTTGCGCTGA
- a CDS encoding sigma-70 family RNA polymerase sigma factor gives MMTTDRELMHRVATGDEPAFTELSNRYSARLLTMAWRLLGNRADAEDAVQRALLRLYTSARSYRSEWAVSTWLYRITTNVCVDEMRRRRSRFVLQRAAQEEADGQGLLFAWGGGHGGGGAQNLDVQRALDRVPLEARMLLALRYMDGLSYRELARVRGISVNTVKSQLARGKSIVRKILKKGGPGRRTAGASTKGAQ, from the coding sequence ATGATGACCACGGACCGCGAGTTGATGCACAGGGTGGCGACAGGGGACGAGCCGGCCTTCACCGAGCTTTCGAACCGCTACAGCGCGCGTCTCTTGACCATGGCGTGGCGGCTCCTCGGCAACCGGGCCGACGCGGAGGACGCGGTGCAGCGCGCGCTCCTGCGCCTGTACACCTCGGCCAGGAGCTATCGCTCCGAGTGGGCGGTCTCCACCTGGCTCTACCGCATCACGACCAACGTCTGCGTGGACGAGATGCGCCGGCGCCGGAGCCGGTTCGTGCTGCAGCGGGCGGCGCAGGAGGAGGCGGACGGTCAGGGGCTTCTGTTTGCGTGGGGCGGCGGGCACGGGGGCGGGGGCGCGCAGAACCTCGATGTGCAGCGCGCTCTCGACAGAGTCCCGCTCGAGGCGCGCATGCTCCTCGCCCTGCGCTACATGGACGGACTCTCCTACCGCGAGCTGGCCCGTGTCCGGGGCATCAGCGTCAACACGGTGAAGAGCCAGCTCGCCCGCGGCAAGTCGATCGTGAGAAAAATCCTGAAAAAGGGAGGGCCCGGGCGGCGGACCGCCGGGGCCTCGACGAAAGGAGCCCAATGA
- a CDS encoding methylated-DNA--[protein]-cysteine S-methyltransferase, with protein sequence MRTHAYPGRDDLENLLVVHFRPVAAGGDLARRALLRLRDGWDTERFAGDVQIEASERGIIRVSRGGAAHPPVSRAAKRLAERAREELHDYLGGRRAFFSVPIDFAGTRPFQRKVLELTHRIPFGDTRTYSWIARRIGHPLAVRAVGTALGLNPVPILVPCHRVLRTDGGLGGYAFGLDLKTRLLGLERATPVLEGCATTGIVCRVGCPHAMRMREDSRVVFASVEDARTVGYRPCRTCRPGAAAGA encoded by the coding sequence ATGAGGACGCATGCGTATCCGGGGAGGGACGATCTGGAGAACCTGCTGGTGGTTCATTTCCGGCCGGTCGCGGCCGGCGGCGATCTGGCGCGCCGGGCCCTTCTTCGCCTGCGTGACGGCTGGGACACGGAGCGCTTCGCCGGGGACGTCCAGATCGAGGCCTCGGAGCGCGGTATCATCCGGGTCAGTCGGGGCGGCGCGGCGCATCCGCCGGTGTCGCGCGCGGCGAAGCGCCTGGCCGAGCGGGCCCGCGAGGAGCTTCACGACTACCTCGGGGGGCGGCGCGCCTTCTTCTCTGTGCCGATCGATTTCGCCGGAACGCGGCCGTTCCAGCGCAAGGTCCTCGAGCTGACCCACCGCATCCCCTTCGGCGACACCAGGACGTACTCCTGGATCGCCCGGCGGATCGGCCACCCGCTCGCCGTGCGCGCCGTCGGCACGGCCCTCGGCCTCAACCCGGTGCCGATCCTCGTGCCGTGCCACCGCGTCCTCAGGACCGATGGCGGCCTCGGCGGGTACGCCTTCGGGCTCGATCTCAAGACACGGCTTCTGGGTCTCGAGCGGGCCACGCCGGTCCTGGAAGGGTGCGCCACGACCGGCATCGTCTGCCGCGTCGGCTGCCCGCACGCGATGCGGATGCGCGAGGACAGCCGCGTCGTGTTCGCCTCCGTCGAGGACGCCCGCACGGTCGGCTACCGGCCGTGCCGGACCTGCCGGCCGGGGGCGGCGGCCGGCGCGTGA
- a CDS encoding 2OG-Fe(II) oxygenase, whose protein sequence is MRHATRVASRLEQLDWDAIERSLRERGWAKTGVPVLTPRECAGLILLYEDDARFRSRVDMERFRFGLGEYKYFGHPLPSLVRELRARAYPRLAALANDWMEALGERRRYPPTLRGLLSVCRRAGQTKPTPLLLRYETGGFNCLHQDLYGDVAFPLQLTCVLSRRGPDYTGGEFLLVEQRPRQQSRGEAITLEQGEIVIFTTRERPVRGARGHFRAVMRHGVSRLLSGTRYSLGVIFHDAR, encoded by the coding sequence GTGAGGCACGCGACCCGCGTGGCCTCCCGCCTCGAACAGCTCGACTGGGACGCGATCGAGCGGTCGCTCCGGGAGCGGGGCTGGGCGAAGACCGGCGTCCCCGTGCTCACCCCGCGGGAATGCGCCGGACTGATCCTCCTCTACGAGGACGACGCCCGTTTCCGCAGCCGTGTCGACATGGAGCGCTTCCGGTTCGGCCTGGGTGAGTACAAGTATTTCGGTCACCCGCTGCCGTCCCTGGTGCGCGAGCTCCGCGCGCGCGCCTACCCGCGCCTGGCGGCGCTCGCCAACGACTGGATGGAGGCCCTCGGAGAGCGCCGCCGCTACCCACCGACCCTGAGAGGCCTGCTGTCGGTCTGCCGCCGCGCCGGGCAGACGAAGCCGACACCGCTCCTCCTGCGCTACGAAACCGGGGGCTTCAACTGCCTGCACCAGGATCTCTACGGCGACGTGGCCTTCCCGCTGCAGCTCACGTGCGTCCTGAGCCGCCGCGGTCCCGATTACACCGGCGGAGAGTTCCTCCTGGTCGAGCAGCGTCCGCGCCAGCAATCGCGGGGCGAGGCGATCACTCTGGAGCAGGGGGAGATCGTCATCTTCACCACGCGCGAGCGCCCCGTCCGGGGCGCCCGCGGTCATTTCCGCGCCGTCATGCGCCACGGCGTCAGCCGCCTGCTGTCCGGGACACGCTACAGTCTGGGGGTCATCTTCCACGACGCGCGGTAG
- a CDS encoding ABC transporter permease, which produces MRVVDLMRLSWGAVTGHRLRSALTMLGIAIGIASVILLTSIGEGIRVFVLSEFTQFGTNLIGVNPGKSNTSGGNPTAMAGTIRKLTIEDAEALRRISQVEATMPVAFGNARVEHGERGRSVLVYGVTSDVPRVWKFAVRHGTFLPAGDPRHGSPLVVLGMKLKREVFGDDNALGERVRIGGRPFRVIGVMEPKGQFLQLDLDDTAFIPVSEALRLFNRDDLIEIDVVYRNATAKDTVVRDIKRVLIDRHQGEEDFTITTQDTMLSTLDRIISVVTSAVGAIGGISLVVGAIGILTMMWISVNESTGEIGLLRALGARRRQVLAFFLLQAALLATAGGAFGIAAGIGVARLLKLALPRLPVNTPVAYVFAALALSFAVGLLSGVLPARRAAGLDPVEALRAE; this is translated from the coding sequence ATGCGGGTCGTCGATCTCATGAGGCTGTCGTGGGGCGCCGTCACGGGGCACCGCCTGCGCTCGGCCCTGACCATGCTCGGCATCGCCATCGGCATCGCCTCGGTCATCCTGCTCACGTCGATCGGGGAGGGGATTCGGGTGTTCGTCCTCAGCGAATTCACCCAGTTCGGCACGAACCTGATCGGCGTCAATCCCGGCAAGTCGAACACCTCCGGCGGCAACCCCACCGCCATGGCCGGCACGATCCGCAAGCTGACCATCGAGGACGCCGAGGCGCTCCGCCGCATCTCCCAGGTCGAGGCGACGATGCCGGTGGCGTTCGGCAACGCCCGGGTCGAGCACGGGGAGCGCGGCCGCAGCGTCCTCGTCTACGGCGTGACGTCGGACGTGCCGCGCGTCTGGAAGTTCGCCGTGCGCCACGGCACGTTCCTGCCGGCGGGCGACCCGCGGCACGGCTCGCCGCTCGTCGTCCTGGGGATGAAGCTGAAGCGCGAGGTGTTCGGTGACGACAACGCCCTCGGGGAGCGCGTTCGGATCGGCGGGCGTCCGTTCCGGGTCATCGGGGTGATGGAGCCGAAGGGACAGTTCCTGCAGCTCGACCTCGACGACACCGCCTTCATCCCGGTGTCGGAGGCGCTGCGTCTGTTCAACCGCGACGACCTGATCGAGATCGACGTTGTCTACAGGAACGCCACGGCGAAGGACACCGTCGTCCGCGACATCAAGCGGGTCCTGATCGATCGCCATCAGGGAGAGGAGGACTTCACCATCACGACGCAGGACACCATGCTGTCCACGCTCGACCGGATCATCAGCGTGGTGACCTCCGCGGTCGGCGCCATCGGCGGCATCTCGCTGGTGGTCGGCGCCATCGGCATCCTGACGATGATGTGGATCTCGGTCAACGAGAGCACCGGCGAGATCGGGCTCCTGCGCGCCCTGGGCGCGCGCCGGCGCCAGGTGCTGGCCTTCTTTCTCCTGCAGGCGGCCCTCCTCGCGACGGCCGGCGGCGCCTTCGGGATTGCCGCCGGGATCGGCGTCGCGCGCCTCCTCAAGCTGGCGCTGCCGCGCCTGCCGGTGAACACCCCCGTGGCGTACGTGTTCGCCGCCCTCGCCCTGTCGTTCGCCGTCGGACTGCTCAGCGGCGTCCTGCCGGCGCGGCGCGCCGCCGGCCTCGATCCCGTCGAGGCGCTGCGGGCGGAATGA
- a CDS encoding ABC transporter permease: MSALDLLRFAWEALKGHRLRTVLTLLGMGIGVGAVILLTALGEGARGYVTNEFMALGSNLLIVLPGRTETTGNAPIFGGTTRPLTLEDCEAIQRRAPHVRRLAPLAVGSARVGYGEKRREVTILGSTPDLLPVRHLAIGIGRFLPDVEADRGAPVAVIGRTVQSELFGSETPLGRTIRIGDWRFRVVGVMAPKGQSIGLNMDDVVIIPVSSALRLFNQRSLFRILIEVGVHAEIDAARAQVMSILKERHDNEEDVTVLTQDSVLSAFNRILGALTLALAGIAAISLSVAGIGIMNVMLVSVSERTPEVGLLKALGAPPREILKVFLVEAVLLSAAGGVLGLLIGYAGSGVLGQAFPALPARPPAWAVFAALAVSLLSGAVFGVLPARRAARLDPVIALAGR, translated from the coding sequence ATGAGCGCCCTCGATCTGCTGCGGTTTGCCTGGGAAGCTCTCAAGGGGCACCGCCTGCGCACCGTACTGACCCTCCTCGGGATGGGGATCGGCGTGGGCGCCGTGATCCTGCTGACGGCCCTCGGGGAGGGGGCCCGCGGCTACGTCACCAACGAGTTCATGGCTCTCGGCAGCAACCTTCTCATCGTCCTGCCGGGCAGGACCGAGACCACCGGCAACGCGCCGATCTTCGGCGGCACGACCCGCCCGCTGACGCTCGAGGACTGCGAGGCGATTCAAAGACGCGCTCCGCACGTGCGCCGTCTGGCGCCGCTCGCTGTCGGGTCGGCGCGCGTCGGCTACGGCGAGAAGCGGCGCGAGGTGACCATCCTGGGATCGACGCCCGATCTGCTCCCTGTCCGGCACCTGGCGATCGGCATCGGCCGGTTCCTGCCCGACGTCGAGGCGGATCGGGGGGCTCCGGTGGCGGTCATCGGCCGGACGGTGCAGAGCGAGCTGTTCGGGTCCGAGACCCCCCTCGGCCGGACGATCCGCATCGGCGACTGGCGCTTCCGCGTCGTCGGCGTGATGGCCCCCAAGGGCCAGTCGATCGGTCTGAACATGGACGATGTCGTGATCATCCCGGTGTCGAGCGCCCTGCGCCTGTTCAACCAGCGCTCCCTGTTCCGCATCCTGATCGAGGTCGGGGTGCACGCGGAGATCGACGCGGCCCGCGCGCAGGTCATGAGCATCCTGAAGGAGCGGCACGACAACGAGGAGGACGTGACGGTCCTTACGCAGGACTCCGTCCTGAGCGCCTTCAACCGGATCCTCGGGGCGCTCACCCTGGCGCTCGCGGGGATCGCGGCCATCTCCCTGTCCGTCGCCGGCATCGGGATCATGAACGTGATGCTGGTGTCGGTGTCGGAGCGGACGCCTGAGGTCGGGCTGCTCAAGGCGCTCGGGGCGCCACCCCGCGAAATCCTGAAGGTGTTCCTGGTCGAGGCGGTCCTGCTGTCGGCGGCCGGAGGCGTCCTCGGTCTCCTGATCGGCTACGCCGGTTCGGGGGTGCTGGGGCAGGCGTTCCCGGCGCTGCCGGCGCGACCGCCGGCGTGGGCGGTGTTCGCGGCCCTCGCGGTGTCGCTGCTCTCGGGCGCCGTGTTCGGCGTGCTGCCGGCGCGCCGGGCGGCGCGCCTCGATCCGGTCATCGCCCTGGCGGGACGGTGA
- a CDS encoding ABC transporter ATP-binding protein translates to MIELVGLSRHFRVGDQIVRALQDVNLTVPGGDYLALMGPSGSGKSTLLHILGCLDRPTAGTYVLDGREVGSLPESALAEVRSRKIGFVFQFFHLVPRLTAAGNVELPMVLAGIRPAERRERVAAALKSVGLTDRAAHRPDQLSGGQRQRVAIARATVMGPSILLADEPTGNLDRASGHEIIELIESMNRAGLTLVVVTHDPEVGQRARRILKLVDGRISSDGATA, encoded by the coding sequence GTGATCGAGCTCGTCGGGCTGTCGCGCCACTTTCGCGTGGGCGACCAGATCGTGCGGGCCCTCCAGGACGTCAACCTCACGGTTCCCGGCGGCGACTACCTGGCCCTGATGGGGCCGTCCGGCTCGGGCAAGTCGACCCTCCTGCACATCCTCGGCTGTCTCGATCGCCCGACCGCGGGGACGTACGTGCTGGACGGCCGCGAGGTCGGATCGCTGCCGGAGAGCGCGCTCGCCGAAGTGCGCAGCCGCAAGATCGGCTTCGTGTTCCAGTTCTTCCACCTGGTCCCCCGGCTGACGGCGGCGGGCAACGTCGAGCTGCCGATGGTCCTGGCGGGTATCCGGCCTGCGGAGCGGCGCGAGCGCGTGGCGGCGGCGCTCAAGTCGGTCGGGCTGACCGACCGCGCCGCGCACCGTCCCGACCAGCTCTCGGGAGGCCAGAGGCAGCGCGTCGCGATCGCCCGCGCCACGGTGATGGGGCCGTCGATCCTGCTCGCGGACGAGCCGACCGGGAACCTGGATCGCGCCTCCGGCCACGAGATCATCGAGCTGATCGAGTCGATGAACCGCGCGGGGCTGACGCTCGTGGTCGTGACGCACGATCCCGAGGTCGGGCAGCGGGCCCGGCGCATCCTGAAGCTGGTCGACGGGCGGATCTCGTCGGACGGTGCGACAGCATGA